The Fulvivirga ligni genome window below encodes:
- a CDS encoding M2 family metallopeptidase, with translation MKKILIGILCLAALSYGCKKTPEENPAMEADVQAFLDDYTNEFLKLYYASSKAEWASNTHIVDGDTTNAYETRMANEAFADFTGSEEVINKTKEFLKHKNELDTQQVKQLEAILYSAANNPATVQDVVKKRIKAETIQTEKLFGFDFKIGPKSVSTNEIDNILKDQKDLILREAAWDASKEVGKNLKGGLDTLRALRNETVRALGYDDYFSYQVSDYNMGVDEMMALNRKLVEDVWPLYRELHTYVRYELAEQYEVSVVPEMIPAHWLPNRWGQDWSGIINVEGINLDKALEEKGSEWLVKQAERFYVSLGFENLPQTFYERSSLYPAPEGADYKKNNHASAWHMDLKKDVRSLMSVIPNAEWYETTHHELGHIYYYISYSTPEVPPLLRGGANRAFHEAIGSMMGLAAMQKPFLSNLELIPANVKTDETKALLKEALHYIVFIPFSAGVMTHFEHDLYSKQLPIDEFNQKWWEYKKTFQGIVAPTPRGEEYADATSKTHINNDAAQYYDYALSYALLFQIHNHIAKEILHQDPRATNYFGSKETGAFLHNILKQGATEDWRKLLKEATGEDINAKAMLEYFEPLMDYLKKENEGREYTLPVRPIFN, from the coding sequence ATGAAGAAGATATTGATAGGAATACTTTGCCTGGCAGCGTTAAGCTATGGCTGTAAAAAGACCCCGGAAGAAAACCCTGCTATGGAGGCTGACGTACAGGCCTTTTTAGATGATTATACTAACGAATTTCTAAAGCTTTATTATGCCTCCTCCAAGGCGGAATGGGCCTCTAACACTCATATTGTGGATGGAGATACTACCAATGCTTATGAAACAAGAATGGCCAATGAAGCCTTTGCAGATTTTACTGGAAGTGAGGAGGTTATTAATAAAACCAAGGAGTTTTTAAAGCATAAAAATGAACTGGACACACAGCAAGTAAAGCAGCTGGAAGCGATTTTATATAGTGCTGCTAATAACCCAGCCACTGTACAGGATGTGGTGAAAAAGAGAATTAAAGCAGAAACCATTCAAACGGAAAAATTATTCGGTTTTGATTTTAAGATTGGACCAAAGTCCGTTTCTACTAACGAGATAGACAACATCTTAAAAGACCAGAAGGATTTAATTCTACGTGAGGCGGCCTGGGATGCAAGTAAAGAAGTAGGCAAGAACCTAAAAGGTGGCCTCGACACACTACGGGCCCTTAGAAATGAGACCGTTCGGGCCTTAGGCTATGATGATTATTTCTCTTACCAGGTTTCAGACTACAATATGGGTGTAGATGAAATGATGGCGCTTAACCGTAAGCTGGTGGAGGATGTGTGGCCATTATATAGAGAGCTACACACATATGTGCGTTATGAGCTGGCTGAGCAGTATGAGGTTTCTGTGGTACCAGAAATGATTCCTGCACACTGGCTACCCAATCGCTGGGGTCAGGATTGGTCAGGCATTATCAATGTAGAAGGCATCAACCTGGATAAAGCATTAGAAGAGAAAGGTTCAGAATGGCTGGTTAAACAGGCCGAGCGATTTTATGTAAGCTTGGGTTTCGAGAATTTACCACAAACTTTCTATGAGCGTTCCAGCCTATATCCGGCTCCTGAAGGTGCTGACTATAAGAAGAATAACCATGCCTCTGCCTGGCATATGGATTTAAAGAAGGACGTAAGGAGCCTGATGAGTGTAATACCGAACGCCGAATGGTATGAAACCACACACCACGAGTTGGGGCATATTTATTATTATATTTCATACTCTACACCAGAAGTACCACCATTGCTGAGAGGAGGTGCCAACAGAGCTTTTCACGAAGCCATCGGTAGTATGATGGGGCTGGCTGCTATGCAAAAGCCATTCTTAAGTAATCTGGAGCTCATCCCGGCTAATGTGAAAACTGATGAAACAAAGGCCTTATTAAAGGAGGCTTTGCATTACATTGTGTTTATCCCTTTTTCAGCAGGAGTTATGACTCATTTTGAGCATGATTTATATTCTAAACAGCTGCCTATCGATGAATTTAATCAGAAATGGTGGGAGTATAAGAAAACTTTTCAGGGCATAGTGGCTCCCACTCCAAGAGGGGAGGAATATGCTGATGCTACTTCAAAAACGCATATTAATAATGATGCGGCGCAGTATTATGATTATGCATTGTCCTACGCCTTACTATTCCAGATTCATAATCATATTGCGAAAGAGATTTTGCATCAAGACCCTAGAGCAACTAACTATTTTGGTAGTAAAGAAACAGGGGCCTTCCTTCATAATATTTTAAAGCAGGGAGCTACTGAAGACTGGCGCAAATTATTAAAAGAAGCTACTGGCGAGGACATTAATGCTAAAGCCATGTTAGAATATTTTGAGCCCCTTATGGACTACCTTAAAAAAGAAAATGAAGGCCGGGAATATACACTTCCAGTGAGGCCGATTTTTAATTAA